The proteins below come from a single Malus domestica chromosome 03, GDT2T_hap1 genomic window:
- the LOC103431511 gene encoding transcription factor GTE4-like isoform X1, which yields MVRIRLNSQSKDDRREIKGKLMGELEQVRCLVKNLEAKEADLGDRYGQSQFSANYAVDNVKPTKRVNSEAGSVGLRDSGLNRGLSVSVAENKSGVGQFVEKEIVKKRPKTNQCSEFPIGKGKLPPSGSSKKLKPNVGGRGGGGGEPWFRSGKNPSKMFKNCSALLDKLMKHKFGWVFNKPVDAKMLGLHDYFKIVKKPMDLGTVRTRLNENWYKTPEEFAEDVRLTFNNAMLYNPKEQDVHLMADQLLKMFEAKWTDIEAEYNLNLRNGLGNNSNFTTPLSRKVEAPVPPPASNMRTLDRAESMTKLVDPKLKPVSSGHSGRVSVPKKPKARDPDKRDMTYEEKQRLSASLMTLPSEKLDNVVKIIRKRNPGPFQQEDEIEVDIGSVDPETLWELDRFVTNYKKSLSKVHRNVELGPQPIAEPDDAIQEMTVEPTTTVAAKDANAEEENNSNTFSPVRREEQGDNVSGSSSSRSDSESSSSDSDNESSSGVESDSNH from the exons ATGGTTCGGATTCGGTTGAATTCTCAGTCCAAGGACGATAGGAGAGAGATTAAGGGGAAGCTGATGGGTGAGCTCGAGCAAGTCAGATGCTTGGTGAAGAATCTTGAAGCTAAGGAGGCTGATCTTGGTGACAGGTATGGTCAATCGCAATTTTCGGCTAATTATGCGGTAGATAATGTTAAACCTACAAAGAGGGTCAATTCGGAGGCAGGTTCTGTAGGACTCCGTGATTCGGGGCTGAATCGGGGTTTGAGTGTTTCGGTTGCAGAGAATAAGAGTGGGGTTGGTCAGTTTGTGGAGAAAGAAATAGTGAAGAAGAGGCCGAAGACAAATCAGTGTTCTGAGTTTCCAATTGGGAAGGGAAAGTTACCGCCTTCGGGGAGTAGCAAGAAGTTGAAACCCAATGTAGGGGGgagaggtgggggtgggggagaGCCCTGGTTCAGGTCAGGTAAGAATCCGAGTAAAATGTTCAAGAATTGTAGtgctttgcttgacaaattgaTGAAGCATAAGTTTGGCTGGGTGTTTAATAAGCCTGTTGATGCAAAGATGCTTGGTCTTCATGATTACTTTAAGATTGTTAAGAAACCGATGGATTTGGGCACGGTGAGGACGAGGCTGAACGAGAATTGGTATAAGACACCTGAGGAATTTGCAGAGGATGTGAGACTTACATTTAATAATGCAATGTTGTATAACCCGAAAGAGCAGGATGTTCATCTTATGGCAGACCAATTGTTGAAGATGTTTGAAGCCAAGTGGACCGATATAGAGGCTGAGTATAATCTCAATCTGAGAAATGGATTGGGTAATAATTCAAATTTCACAACACCTCTTTCAAGAAAGGTTGAAGCTCCTGTTCCTCCTCCGGCATCAAATATGAGGACTTTGGATAGAGCAGAATCTATGACAAAGCTTGTTGATCCCAAGTTGAAACCTGTGAGTTCTGGTCATTCAGGTAGGGTATCAGTTCCAAAGAAACCAAAAGCTAGGGACCCCGACAAAAGGGATATGACTTATGAGGAGAAGCAGAGGCTCAGCGCAAGCCTTATGACTTTGCCTTCTGAGAAACTAGATAACGTTGTGAAGATTATTAGGAAGAGGAACCCAGGGCCTTTTCAGCAAGAGGATGAGATTGAGGTGGACATTGGTAGTGTTGATCCTGAAACGCTTTGGGAACTGGATAGGTTTGTGACTAATTACAAAAAAAGCTTGAGCAAAGTTCACAGAAACGTGGAGCTTGGTCCTCAACCAATAGCGGAGCCCGACGATGCCATCCAGGAGATG ACTGTAGAACCAACCACTACAGTTGCAGCAAAAGACGCCAACGCAG AAGAGGAAAACAACAGTAATACCTTTTCCCCGGTTCGAAGAGAAGAGCAAGGTGATAATGTGAGTGGATCAAGTAGTTCAAGGAGTGATTCTGAATCCTCTTCAAGTG ATTCTGACAATGAAAGTTCCTCTGGTGTTGAATCAGATTCAAATCATTGA
- the LOC103431511 gene encoding transcription factor GTE4-like isoform X2, with protein sequence MVRIRLNSQSKDDRREIKGKLMGELEQVRCLVKNLEAKEADLGDRYGQSQFSANYAVDNVKPTKRVNSEAGSVGLRDSGLNRGLSVSVAENKSGVGQFVEKEIVKKRPKTNQCSEFPIGKGKLPPSGSSKKLKPNVGGRGGGGGEPWFRSGKNPSKMFKNCSALLDKLMKHKFGWVFNKPVDAKMLGLHDYFKIVKKPMDLGTVRTRLNENWYKTPEEFAEDVRLTFNNAMLYNPKEQDVHLMADQLLKMFEAKWTDIEAEYNLNLRNGLGNNSNFTTPLSRKVEAPVPPPASNMRTLDRAESMTKLVDPKLKPVSSGHSGRVSVPKKPKARDPDKRDMTYEEKQRLSASLMTLPSEKLDNVVKIIRKRNPGPFQQEDEIEVDIGSVDPETLWELDRFVTNYKKSLSKVHRNVELGPQPIAEPDDAIQEMTVEPTTTVAAKDANAEENNSNTFSPVRREEQGDNVSGSSSSRSDSESSSSDSDNESSSGVESDSNH encoded by the exons ATGGTTCGGATTCGGTTGAATTCTCAGTCCAAGGACGATAGGAGAGAGATTAAGGGGAAGCTGATGGGTGAGCTCGAGCAAGTCAGATGCTTGGTGAAGAATCTTGAAGCTAAGGAGGCTGATCTTGGTGACAGGTATGGTCAATCGCAATTTTCGGCTAATTATGCGGTAGATAATGTTAAACCTACAAAGAGGGTCAATTCGGAGGCAGGTTCTGTAGGACTCCGTGATTCGGGGCTGAATCGGGGTTTGAGTGTTTCGGTTGCAGAGAATAAGAGTGGGGTTGGTCAGTTTGTGGAGAAAGAAATAGTGAAGAAGAGGCCGAAGACAAATCAGTGTTCTGAGTTTCCAATTGGGAAGGGAAAGTTACCGCCTTCGGGGAGTAGCAAGAAGTTGAAACCCAATGTAGGGGGgagaggtgggggtgggggagaGCCCTGGTTCAGGTCAGGTAAGAATCCGAGTAAAATGTTCAAGAATTGTAGtgctttgcttgacaaattgaTGAAGCATAAGTTTGGCTGGGTGTTTAATAAGCCTGTTGATGCAAAGATGCTTGGTCTTCATGATTACTTTAAGATTGTTAAGAAACCGATGGATTTGGGCACGGTGAGGACGAGGCTGAACGAGAATTGGTATAAGACACCTGAGGAATTTGCAGAGGATGTGAGACTTACATTTAATAATGCAATGTTGTATAACCCGAAAGAGCAGGATGTTCATCTTATGGCAGACCAATTGTTGAAGATGTTTGAAGCCAAGTGGACCGATATAGAGGCTGAGTATAATCTCAATCTGAGAAATGGATTGGGTAATAATTCAAATTTCACAACACCTCTTTCAAGAAAGGTTGAAGCTCCTGTTCCTCCTCCGGCATCAAATATGAGGACTTTGGATAGAGCAGAATCTATGACAAAGCTTGTTGATCCCAAGTTGAAACCTGTGAGTTCTGGTCATTCAGGTAGGGTATCAGTTCCAAAGAAACCAAAAGCTAGGGACCCCGACAAAAGGGATATGACTTATGAGGAGAAGCAGAGGCTCAGCGCAAGCCTTATGACTTTGCCTTCTGAGAAACTAGATAACGTTGTGAAGATTATTAGGAAGAGGAACCCAGGGCCTTTTCAGCAAGAGGATGAGATTGAGGTGGACATTGGTAGTGTTGATCCTGAAACGCTTTGGGAACTGGATAGGTTTGTGACTAATTACAAAAAAAGCTTGAGCAAAGTTCACAGAAACGTGGAGCTTGGTCCTCAACCAATAGCGGAGCCCGACGATGCCATCCAGGAGATG ACTGTAGAACCAACCACTACAGTTGCAGCAAAAGACGCCAACGCAG AGGAAAACAACAGTAATACCTTTTCCCCGGTTCGAAGAGAAGAGCAAGGTGATAATGTGAGTGGATCAAGTAGTTCAAGGAGTGATTCTGAATCCTCTTCAAGTG ATTCTGACAATGAAAGTTCCTCTGGTGTTGAATCAGATTCAAATCATTGA